One window of Paenibacillus albicereus genomic DNA carries:
- the rlmB gene encoding 23S rRNA (guanosine(2251)-2'-O)-methyltransferase RlmB: MSTNRPNQETEPAQDWIAGKHPVLEALRSGRELNKIWIADTVQKPSVGPILAEAKNAGIVVQFVDKRRLDQLGLGVAHQGVVAQAAAYRYAEVDELLSRAKGSGRPPLLLILDEIEDPHNLGSILRTAECTGVHGVIIPKRRAAGLTATVWKTSAGAAEHVPVARVTNLAQTIESLKEEGIWIAGADVSASQDVYRTDFNLPLALVIGNEAKGMGRLIREKCDFLVKLPMLGQLNSLNASVAAGVLMYEVVRQRGSV; encoded by the coding sequence ATGAGCACTAACAGACCGAATCAAGAAACCGAGCCGGCGCAGGATTGGATCGCCGGCAAGCACCCCGTGCTCGAGGCGCTCCGCTCCGGGCGCGAGCTCAACAAGATCTGGATCGCCGATACGGTGCAGAAGCCGTCGGTCGGCCCGATCCTCGCCGAGGCGAAAAACGCCGGCATCGTCGTGCAGTTCGTCGACAAGCGCCGGCTCGACCAGCTCGGCCTCGGCGTCGCGCATCAAGGCGTCGTCGCTCAAGCGGCGGCGTACCGCTACGCGGAAGTGGACGAGCTGCTCTCGCGGGCCAAAGGGAGCGGACGTCCGCCGCTGCTGCTGATCCTCGACGAGATCGAGGACCCTCACAACCTCGGCTCGATCCTCCGCACCGCGGAGTGCACCGGCGTGCACGGCGTCATCATCCCGAAACGCCGCGCCGCAGGCTTGACCGCCACGGTCTGGAAGACTTCCGCCGGAGCGGCCGAGCATGTGCCGGTGGCGCGCGTGACCAATCTGGCGCAGACGATCGAGTCGCTCAAGGAAGAGGGCATCTGGATCGCCGGCGCGGACGTGAGCGCGAGCCAGGACGTGTACCGGACCGACTTCAACCTGCCGCTTGCGCTTGTCATCGGCAACGAGGCCAAGGGCATGGGGCGCCTCATTCGCGAGAAATGCGACTTCCTCGTGAAGCTGCCGATGCTCGGCCAGCTCAACTCCCTCAACGCCTCCGTCGCCGCCGGCGTGCTGATGTACGAGGTCGTGCGGCAGCGCGGGAGCGTCTAG
- a CDS encoding NYN domain-containing protein, which yields MARQPDVLLVDGYNIIGAWPELERLKETNLEEARERLLHLLADYQGFTGMEVYVVFDAHQVAGSRSAYKQHKLTVVFTKEKETADECIERLSGELRKRSRSIYVATSDSVEQHVAFGKGALRLSARELQLELDQNRRQIARSLKDDAPKSRNTIDGNLSLDARMKLERMRRGEK from the coding sequence GTGGCACGTCAGCCGGACGTCCTGCTGGTGGACGGCTACAACATCATCGGGGCCTGGCCCGAGCTGGAGCGCCTCAAGGAAACGAATCTCGAGGAGGCGAGGGAGCGGCTGCTCCATCTGCTGGCCGACTATCAAGGCTTTACCGGCATGGAAGTCTATGTCGTGTTCGACGCCCATCAGGTGGCGGGCAGCCGCTCGGCTTACAAGCAGCATAAGCTCACGGTCGTCTTCACCAAAGAAAAAGAGACGGCCGACGAGTGCATCGAGCGCCTGTCCGGAGAGCTGCGCAAGCGCAGCCGCAGCATCTACGTGGCGACGTCGGACTCGGTCGAGCAGCATGTCGCCTTCGGCAAGGGCGCGCTCCGGCTGTCCGCGCGGGAGCTGCAGCTCGAGCTCGACCAGAACCGGCGGCAGATCGCGCGATCGCTGAAGGACGATGCGCCCAAGAGCCGCAACACGATCGACGGGAATCTCAGCCTGGACGCCCGAATGAAGCTCGAACGGATGAGGCGGGGCGAGAAATAA
- the sigH gene encoding RNA polymerase sporulation sigma factor SigH: MSIDLREWSTHDYDCRTDEDVVEAVRLGDSEALEYLINKYRNFVRAKARSYFLIGADREDIVQEGMIGLYKSIRDFRGDKLASFKAFAELCITRQIITAIKTATRQKHIPLNSYVSLDKPIYDEDSDRTLLDVICGTRVSDPEELLINQEEFVGLEDKMSEILSDLERKVLMLYLDGRSYQEIAVDLDRHVKSIDNALQRVKRKLEKYLELRNVSI, translated from the coding sequence GTGAGCATCGACCTCAGAGAATGGAGTACGCATGATTATGACTGCCGGACGGATGAGGACGTCGTCGAGGCGGTGCGACTGGGCGACAGCGAGGCGCTGGAATACCTGATCAACAAATACCGGAATTTCGTCCGGGCCAAAGCCCGCTCGTACTTCCTCATCGGCGCCGACCGGGAGGACATCGTGCAGGAGGGCATGATCGGGCTCTACAAGTCGATCCGCGACTTCCGCGGGGACAAGCTCGCTTCCTTCAAGGCTTTCGCCGAGCTATGCATCACCCGGCAGATCATTACGGCCATCAAGACCGCGACCCGCCAGAAGCATATTCCGCTCAACTCCTACGTGTCCTTGGACAAGCCCATCTATGACGAGGACTCCGACCGCACGCTGCTCGACGTCATATGCGGCACGCGCGTCAGCGATCCCGAGGAGCTGCTCATCAACCAGGAGGAGTTCGTCGGCCTGGAGGACAAGATGTCCGAGATTCTCAGCGATCTCGAGCGCAAGGTGCTCATGCTGTATCTCGACGGGCGCTCGTACCAGGAGATCGCCGTCGACCTGGACCGCCACGTCAAGTCCATCGACAATGCCCTGCAACGGGTCAAGCGCAAGCTGGAGAAGTACCTGGAGCTGCGCAACGTCAGCATCTGA
- the rpmG gene encoding 50S ribosomal protein L33, with protein sequence MRVIITLACTSCKQRNYTNTKNKRNHPDRMEMRKFCKFCNEHTPHRETR encoded by the coding sequence ATGCGGGTTATCATTACCCTGGCTTGCACGAGCTGCAAGCAGCGGAATTACACCAACACCAAGAACAAGCGCAATCACCCCGACCGTATGGAGATGAGGAAGTTCTGCAAGTTCTGCAACGAACATACTCCTCACCGCGAGACGAGATAG
- the secE gene encoding preprotein translocase subunit SecE, producing MAFLAKIKQNFGSTFGFFADSWAELKKVRWPNRKELTSYTLVVLVTIVFVTIYFWLLDIGISSLVELIV from the coding sequence ATGGCTTTTCTTGCTAAGATCAAGCAGAACTTCGGGTCAACATTCGGTTTCTTCGCAGACAGCTGGGCTGAGCTTAAGAAAGTACGCTGGCCAAACCGTAAAGAGTTGACAAGCTATACGCTCGTCGTTCTCGTGACGATCGTGTTTGTGACGATTTACTTTTGGCTTCTTGACATCGGGATCTCGTCATTGGTTGAACTGATTGTTTAA
- the nusG gene encoding transcription termination/antitermination protein NusG, with translation MEKRWYVVHTYSGYENKVKANLERRVESMGMEDKIFRVLVPMEEEIVNKDGKKKTVMRKVYPGYVLVEMIQTDDSWYVVRNTPGVTGFVGSTGSGSKPTALLPEEVDAILNHMGMSEPKPKMEFELKETVRVTVGPFANFVGVIEEIQLDKNKLKVHVNMFGRETPVELDYTQVEKV, from the coding sequence ATGGAAAAACGATGGTATGTGGTTCATACTTACTCGGGCTATGAGAACAAGGTGAAGGCCAACCTCGAGCGCCGCGTCGAATCCATGGGCATGGAGGACAAGATCTTCCGCGTGCTTGTTCCGATGGAAGAAGAGATCGTGAACAAGGACGGCAAGAAGAAGACCGTCATGCGCAAAGTCTATCCAGGCTACGTCCTGGTGGAGATGATTCAGACCGACGATTCGTGGTATGTCGTCCGCAATACGCCTGGCGTAACGGGATTCGTAGGCTCGACCGGATCCGGCTCCAAGCCGACCGCGCTGCTTCCGGAGGAAGTGGACGCGATCCTCAACCATATGGGGATGTCGGAACCGAAGCCGAAGATGGAATTCGAGCTCAAGGAAACCGTGCGCGTGACCGTAGGTCCGTTCGCCAATTTTGTCGGAGTCATCGAAGAGATTCAGCTCGACAAGAACAAGCTCAAGGTGCATGTCAACATGTTCGGACGGGAAACCCCGGTTGAACTTGACTACACGCAGGTCGAGAAGGTATAA
- the rplK gene encoding 50S ribosomal protein L11 produces MAKKVIKLVKLQVPAGKANPAPPIGPALGQAGVNIMAFCKEFNARTADQAGLIIPVVITVFEDRSFTFETKTPPAAVLLRVAAGIEKGSGEPNKKKVATVNRSKVREIAEQKMQDLNAASVEAAMRMVEGTARSMGVTIVD; encoded by the coding sequence ATGGCAAAAAAGGTCATCAAGCTGGTCAAGCTGCAAGTTCCGGCAGGCAAAGCCAACCCGGCTCCGCCAATCGGTCCTGCACTCGGTCAAGCAGGCGTCAACATCATGGCGTTCTGTAAGGAATTCAACGCGCGTACGGCGGATCAAGCCGGCCTGATCATTCCGGTCGTCATCACCGTATTCGAAGACCGCTCCTTCACGTTCGAGACGAAGACTCCTCCAGCTGCCGTACTGCTCCGCGTAGCAGCAGGCATCGAGAAGGGCTCCGGCGAGCCGAACAAGAAGAAGGTCGCTACGGTCAACCGTTCCAAGGTTCGCGAGATCGCGGAACAGAAAATGCAGGATCTCAACGCTGCATCCGTAGAAGCTGCAATGCGCATGGTCGAAGGCACCGCCCGCAGCATGGGCGTCACGATCGTCGACTAA
- the rplA gene encoding 50S ribosomal protein L1, whose amino-acid sequence MAKHGKKYLEAAKLIDSEATYEPAEAIELVKKAATAKFDESVEVAVRLGVDPRKQDQAVRGVVVLPHGTGKTKRVLVFAKGDKAKEAEAAGADYVGDADMINKIQQGWFEFDVCVATPDMMAEVGKLGRILGGKGLMPNPKAGTVTFDVTKAVQEIKAGKIEYRLDRAGQIHAPIGKVSFDAEKLNENLKALLDALNRAKPASAKGIYLKNIAVSSTMGPGARVNVSNFR is encoded by the coding sequence ATGGCCAAGCATGGCAAGAAGTACCTGGAAGCCGCCAAGCTGATCGACAGCGAAGCGACTTACGAGCCGGCCGAAGCGATCGAGCTCGTGAAAAAAGCTGCAACCGCCAAGTTCGACGAGTCCGTCGAAGTGGCAGTCCGTCTGGGCGTAGACCCGCGGAAACAAGACCAGGCCGTACGCGGTGTCGTCGTACTCCCGCACGGTACCGGCAAAACGAAGCGCGTCCTCGTATTCGCCAAAGGCGACAAAGCGAAGGAAGCCGAAGCTGCAGGCGCTGACTACGTCGGCGATGCAGACATGATCAACAAAATCCAGCAAGGCTGGTTCGAATTCGATGTCTGCGTGGCTACGCCTGACATGATGGCCGAAGTCGGCAAGCTCGGACGTATCCTCGGCGGCAAGGGCCTCATGCCTAACCCGAAAGCCGGTACGGTAACGTTCGACGTGACGAAGGCTGTCCAGGAGATCAAAGCCGGTAAGATCGAATACCGCCTTGACCGTGCAGGTCAAATCCATGCTCCAATCGGAAAGGTATCGTTCGATGCGGAAAAGCTGAACGAGAACCTCAAGGCGCTGCTTGACGCGCTGAACCGTGCAAAGCCGGCTTCGGCCAAAGGGATTTACCTGAAAAACATCGCTGTATCTTCGACGATGGGACCTGGCGCTCGCGTCAACGTGTCCAACTTCCGCTAA
- the rplJ gene encoding 50S ribosomal protein L10, translated as MANAKVIESKQQQVEEISSKLKASTTTVVADYRGLNVAQVTELRKQLREAGIEFQVLKNSLVRRATESAEMAALNEVLTGPTAIAFGGDDVVAPAKILNDFAKKNDALKLKGGVLEGQVVGADQIKALAELPSRDGLLSMLLSVLQAPVRNFALAVKAVGEKQEAQA; from the coding sequence ATGGCAAATGCAAAAGTAATCGAGTCCAAGCAGCAGCAGGTGGAAGAGATCTCCTCCAAGCTGAAGGCAAGCACGACGACGGTTGTAGCTGACTACCGCGGACTGAACGTGGCTCAAGTAACGGAACTGCGCAAGCAGCTCCGCGAAGCGGGCATCGAGTTCCAGGTTCTCAAAAACTCCCTCGTCCGCCGCGCGACGGAATCGGCTGAAATGGCTGCGCTGAACGAAGTTCTGACCGGCCCGACGGCAATCGCCTTCGGCGGCGACGACGTTGTCGCTCCAGCCAAGATCCTCAACGATTTCGCCAAAAAGAACGACGCCCTGAAACTGAAAGGCGGCGTGCTCGAAGGTCAAGTCGTCGGCGCGGACCAAATCAAGGCGCTGGCTGAGCTTCCGTCCCGCGACGGTCTCCTGTCCATGCTCCTCAGCGTCCTCCAAGCTCCTGTGCGCAACTTCGCCCTCGCGGTCAAAGCTGTCGGAGAAAAGCAAGAGGCGCAAGCGTAA
- the rplL gene encoding 50S ribosomal protein L7/L12, which produces MSKEQILEAIKGMNVLELNDLVKAIEEEFGVTAAAPTVVAAGGGAAEVAEQSEFDVILTSAGASKINVIKVVRELTGLGLKEAKEVVDNAPKAIKEKVSKEDAEAVKAKLEEAGAAVEVK; this is translated from the coding sequence ATGAGCAAAGAGCAAATCCTTGAAGCCATCAAAGGCATGAACGTTCTGGAACTGAACGATCTCGTTAAAGCAATCGAAGAAGAATTCGGCGTAACGGCTGCTGCACCTACGGTTGTTGCTGCTGGCGGCGGCGCTGCAGAAGTGGCCGAGCAATCCGAGTTCGACGTCATCCTGACGAGCGCAGGCGCTTCCAAGATCAACGTCATCAAAGTCGTTCGCGAACTGACGGGCCTGGGCCTGAAAGAAGCGAAAGAAGTCGTTGACAACGCTCCGAAAGCGATCAAAGAAAAAGTGTCCAAAGAAGACGCTGAAGCAGTTAAAGCCAAGCTCGAAGAAGCAGGCGCAGCTGTAGAAGTGAAGTAA
- a CDS encoding class I SAM-dependent methyltransferase, whose translation MADHYYSKTPDAKPNRQRHETSLRGFSFQFWTDNGVFSKGGIDYGSRFLIEEMQIGEADRVLDVGCGYGPIGLTAARLAPKGLAVLLDINERAIELARDNARSNGISNVEIRQSDLYEAAAGMEKFDVILTNPPIRAGKAVVHRIFEEGAELLRPGGSMWVVIQKKQGAPSAEAKLQQLFAKVIEVGKDKGFRIFKAIKGPDSHFS comes from the coding sequence ATGGCGGACCATTACTACTCCAAAACGCCCGATGCCAAACCAAACCGGCAGCGGCATGAGACGTCGCTGCGCGGTTTTTCGTTCCAATTTTGGACGGACAACGGCGTGTTTTCCAAAGGGGGCATCGATTACGGGAGCCGTTTTCTCATTGAAGAAATGCAGATCGGAGAAGCGGACCGGGTGCTCGATGTCGGTTGCGGCTACGGTCCGATCGGACTCACCGCGGCCCGTCTCGCTCCCAAAGGGCTGGCGGTGTTACTCGATATCAACGAGCGTGCGATCGAGCTGGCTCGGGACAATGCGCGCAGCAACGGCATTTCGAACGTTGAGATTCGGCAGAGCGATTTATATGAGGCCGCTGCCGGCATGGAAAAGTTCGACGTCATCCTGACGAACCCGCCGATTCGCGCCGGCAAGGCGGTCGTGCACCGAATCTTCGAAGAAGGCGCAGAGCTGCTGAGGCCAGGCGGCAGCATGTGGGTCGTCATTCAGAAAAAGCAGGGAGCTCCATCCGCGGAAGCCAAGCTCCAGCAGCTGTTCGCCAAAGTCATCGAGGTCGGCAAAGACAAGGGCTTTCGTATTTTCAAAGCGATCAAGGGACCTGATTCTCATTTTTCTTGA